In Acidisarcina polymorpha, the DNA window AGCTTGCGTCAAAACTATGAGCGTTCCGGGTGGACTCGGATGCGTATTGAGGTTTTGTTCGAACGAATAATATCCCTTGAAAGTATTAGCAGCCCGATGGGCCGTCAAGTCAGAATTTATGCGGCAGTATGCGGAAGCGCTGAAGAATTGCACATATCATGGCGGCCGTTACCTCAACAAGTCGCAAAACCAATTAGACTCATGTGCTAAAACAGCAGGCACGGCCAGGAGGTCCTAACCGGTCTTTGCCGCGGTCTCTTGCTCGATCAGATTCCGGAAATATTCAAGGGAAAGCTGGAGGCCCTGGCGAAGATCGATCGATGGATGCCAATCAAGCAGGGCGTTTGCCTTCGAAATGTCCGGGCGGCGGCGCGTAGGGTCATCCTGAGGCAATGCCTCGTGTCTGATCTTGCTGCGCGAGTTGGTGGCCGCGAGCACTTCCATCGCGCACTCGAGCACTGTCATCTCGTGGGGATTGCCGATGTTGACCGGCAGATGTTCGGAAGACCGTGAAAGCCGCAGGATCCCGTCGATTAGGTCAGAGACGTAGCAGAAACTACGCGTCTGTTGACCGTCGCCATAGACAGTCAAATCTTCGCCGCGCAGCGCCTGGGCGATAAAGTTGGACACGACGCGGCCGTCTCCGACGCTCAGCCGGGGGCCATAGGTGTTGAAGATACGAACCAAATGGGTGTTAACGCCGTGATAGCGGTAGTAGGCCATGGTCAACGCCTCGGCGTAACGCTTGGACTCGTCGTAAACAGAACGCGGCCCCACCGGGTTTACGTTCCCCCAGTAGTCTTCCCGTTGCGGATGGACCAATGGATCCCCGTAACACTCCGAGGTCGATGCCTGAAGGAAACCGGCATCGTATTTCCGGGCGAGTTCCAACACATTCAAAGTGCCGTGGGAGCCGACCATTAAGGTCTCAATGCCCAGCCGCATGTATTCCCCTGGGCTGGCTGGCGAGGCAAAGTTGAAGATGTAGTCGACCCGTCCGAGGTCAAACGGGTGAGTTATATCATGCTCAACAAATTTGAAATGGGGGTCGTCGATGAAGTCGGTCAGGTTCTCGCGTTTTCCCGTAGAGAAGTTGTCAATGCCCGTGACTATATGGTCATCGGCCAATAACGCTTGAGTTAAATGCGATCCCAAAAAGCCGGCCGCTCCCGTGACTAAGCAATGCATAATCTTTGAAGTAGTACCCCCATCGTGAATGAAACTGGTTCGACTCGTTGTTGCCCGCAAGCCGAAAAAATCGCGCTAAAGCGCGGACAACGTGTTACAACTCGCTCATGGGAAAACGAACGACAGAAAGCGAATCTGGTACGGAGCGCGTCAATCTAAAGACGCTGGCCGAACTACTGCAACTTTCCCAGACTACCATTTCTCTAGTCCTCAACGACTCGCCGGCTGCAAAGTCTATCCCGGCTCCGACCCGGGAACGGGTCTTTGAAGCCGCTCGCAAATTCAACTACCGTCCGAATTACTTCGCCCGCTCCCTGCGCCAGAGCCGCAGCATGTCGATCGCCGTGCTCGCCCCGGATCTTAGCGAAGGCTACTTTACCCTGGTCATGAATGGCGTGCAGGCTGCTCTGATCGAGGCCCATTATTTCTACTTCACGGCGAGCCACTACTGGCAGCCCGAGTTGATTAAGGAATATCCCCGCAGGATGATGGAGCGAGCGGTGGATGGTTTTCTACTGCTGAACACTCATCCGGATTTTCAGACCCCCCTGCCGGTCGTGGCGATCTCCGCCCACACCCCTTCCGCCGGAGTTACCAACCTGGTGCTGGATCATCGCCGCGGCGCCGAATTGGCCCTGGCCCATCTCCATGACCTTGGACACCGGCAAATCGCGATGATGAAGGGTCCCGAGATCATTCCCGACTCGGAATACCGGTGGTCGGCGATGCTTGAGGTGGCGCAACGGTACGGAATAGAAACCGGTCCGGAGTTGCAGCTCCAGATTCCCGCTTACAATGGCTCGCCGGAGTCAGGATATCTGCCGGTAGCGCGGCTGCTGGAGAGGACAACGAACTTCACTGCCATCTTCTGCTTCAACGACATCGCGGCCATCGGCGCGATCCGCGCGCTCAAGGACGCCGGGTTGCGTGTCCCTGAAGACGTTTCGGTCATTGGCTTCGACGACATCTTGGGAGCCTCTTATCACACCCCCAGTCTCACGACGGTTCGTCAACCGCTCGAAGAAATGGGGCGGGAAGGAGCGCGGATGCTTCTCCAACGCATCGCGAATCCCGCACAGGAATTTCCGGACGAGATCGTGCTTCAGCCCCAGTTGATTGCCCGCGAGTCTACCGGCGCCGTCAAGCGGGAATTCCCCGCCGGCAAGACCAGCAATCCAGGAAAAACGGAGACCTCGAAGCAGGAGCTTCTAGTCTGACAGAATGACCGTTCAACTGCCACTTGTCTCGGGTTCCAGAATTTGAAGATCGAGTGGCGGCTCGATCAGGCAATCGATACGGCCTATTTCACTGAGCGCCCTCTGGAGCGCTGATGTGGCGCAGGGTTCGACGGTCACGACGAAGGGCAGCCTCTCACCCGAGTGGCCCGGGCGTTGCAGTAATGCCCCTATGTTGATGCCTTGCCTGGCCAATCCGCCAGCAATCTCAGCGACAATGCCGGGACGATCCCGAACGATGAACCGGATATAGTGCCGCAAGAGCAAGTCCCCGCTAACGCCGGCCCGGTGGCTGACGATGCCGGGAGTCTTCGAGCCGCGAGCGACCGCCAGCAGATCAGAGACCACCGCGACGGCAGTCGGATGCCCTCCAGCGCCATGCCCCGAAAAGACGGTATCCCCACCGTATTTGCCAGTGACGATCACCATGTTTTCGGTGCCGCGGGACCATGCAAAGGGCGACGCCTGCGGAACCAGCATGGGACCTACGGTTGCTTTGACCTCAAGCTTGCCGGCGGCATCATAGCCAAGCTGAGCGCGAGAGATCTGGCGGATCGTGCAGTTCAATTCATGTGCATAAGCGAAGTCGATGGCCGAGATCGGCACGATCGAACCGGCGGGAATCCCGGTCAACTCGATCTCCGCCGCCAGTGCGATGCGGGCAAGGATGGCAAGTTTGGCGCGAGCGTCGAAGCCGCCAACATCTTCGGTCGGATCGGCTTCCGCATAGCCAAGCAGCTGGGCTTCAGCGAGGGCGTCGGCGAACTCGGCCCCCGACTCCATTTTGCTCAGGATGAAGTTGCATGTGCCGTTAAGGATGCCTTCAATCCGATGACAACTGTCGCCAGCCAGCCCCTGCTGGAGACCTGGAATCACGGGGATGCCGCCAGCGACTGCGGCTCCATAGAACAGCTGGCAGTTGCGGCTCCTCGCCAGCTGCTCGAGTTCGACCCCCTGTGCTGCGATCAGCTTCTTGTTCGCCGTCACGACTGACTTCCCTGCCTCCAGGGCCGTCCGCACCCATTGGCCGGCAGGATCAAGCCCTCCCGCCAGCTCGACCACGATATCGATGCCGGAGGACAACACCTCCTCTGGATTCTCCGACCACACAATGGGACAAGTGAGCCAATCGACTCGCTTTCGGGCAACGTTGCGGTTGACGATGTGGGTGAGCTCCAGACCGGCGGGCTTCAGATCGCAGAGGATGCGGGCTACCGAAGAGCCAACCGTCCCAAATCCGAAGATGGCGACCTTGAGAGCTGCGGCGGAGGCCGCTGGCTCCAAGAGACCAGAGGGTAGAACGGAGGGGAGAACAGAGGCGAGAACGGAGGAGGGTGATTTACTTTCTGCCATAGGACTTTGATCACTTCCAGGAATTTCTCTATCGGATGGATGTTTGTGTATGAGCATGATATCCCGCGGCGCGCTGGTTGCTCACATCGAGCTCAAAGGAGCTTAAGCAAGCCTCCTAGGCCTCGATCGCCCGCCCCGGCTCTAAAGCAGGTCCTGACGCGCCTTGAGCAACGCCCATGCGGCAATAGTGGCCGAATCCTTAATGACGTTGTCTCTGCATAGCGCTTCGAATTCGGCTACGCTGAACCGCTTCACCAACAGGTCCTGTTCCGTATGCTCGAGCATGGCGACGCCTTGAACCAGCTCGGTTGCCCGATAAAGATGAAATCCCTGGCTGCTCATCCCGTAGGCAAAATAAAGAAAGCCAAGGTGATCCATGCGCCCGGCGATAAGTCCCGTTTCCTCCCGCAGCTCACCCCGAGCGAGGTCAAGTGGTTCAGCGTCCGGATTATCCTCCCAGGCGCCGGCGGGAAACTCCAGATAGCGCTCCCTCACTGGATAGCGAAACTGTTCGATCAGGTAAAGATGACCGTTCTCCATGGAGCCTTCCAAAGGAATGATCATCGCCGCCGTCGGTTTGTCGATCACCGCGTAAATACCTGGAGATCCGTCCGCACGCTGTACCTGGTCCTCGCGGACACTCATCCATCGATTTCTGTAAACAATACGGCTGGCGATTGTTTTCATCGGGATCTCTTCATGATCTTCGGAAGCGTGAGGCAGAAAGATTAAGCATGGATCAAAAATCGTCCGTCTTGCATGATGTGCTCTTCCCCATCCGGCGTGCCCAGCCAAATGTTGAATTGCAGTCCGACCACATCGATGTGGGTTGAGGAGGTCCAGGGAGCGCCGGTATGTTCACTATAAGGATTACCGAAGGCGATATGGATACCAGGAAATTTTTCATCCTGAAGAATATTGCCGATCACTCTCTCCAGGCCCAGATTGGTTCCTATCGCGAACTCGCCGACCCGGTCGGAGTTCTCGTCCGTATGGGTGTACCCCCAGAATTCATCTTCGAGCGCCTTGTTCTCGGAGTGGCAGGTGGTGATGCGATTCTCCTTGATTTCAATCGTGAGCGGATTTTCATGGAGCAGGCCATAATGCGCGCAGAGGTAATCGCCAACCACTCCATCAACCACATAGGTCCCGTTGACCTCCCCGGGAGTGGTGAAGATCTCGCCGCCGGGCAGGTTCCCCCATTTATCGCGTGAGATGATACCGGAGGTCTTGACCCACTTGAAGTTCGGACTAAGATCGGCGCGGATGTCGGTGCCGTTTGCGGTGGTCGCACGGATGTAGCTGGCCTTACGGACCTTCTCGATGAGCTTTTGGCTGAGACGGTCCACCTGATGGAAGTCGGCCCGCATCCCCTCGCACATGATTTGCGGGGTGATATTGACCATGTGGGCGTGACGCATGCGGCGACGGTTGACCACGCTGGTCATCTGCATCCGCGAATGGAGTTCGTTGCGTTGAACATTGACGGCAAAGATGCTGATATCGGAGGTTTCCATATCCTGCAGGACTGCATCGGGCATGTCGACCAGCGGCCGGGGCGCCAGCTCCTCGAGGATGAAACCATCCCATCTGCAACCATTCGCAGTCAGTTCGGCTGCCAGAGAGCCGGCGATTGCCGCCGTCGCGTGGTCGGTAATCAGGGTCACTTTTTCCTCGGGTTGGATACGCAGGCAGGTCTCAACGGCGCTGTGCGCACCGGCGGTGAATTCCATGGGAAACGGCGTAGACAAGATCGATTGGGCCTGAGATGAGAGGTGGCTGTTCATTTTGCGGACTGGTCTCCTCCAGAGGCCGGCGAGGCGGCATATTCCGTTAGAGTATCGTGAATCGACGTCGTTTCTTTCACTCGAATATGTTTTCAGCGACAACACAAGAGGACCTGGCACTTGACCAACCGCCGACTCGCCCTCTGCATCTTTCTATTCAGCAAACGGTTAGATCAAGCCGTTTGGAGACTGCATCCTCTCTGGAGGCTGTAGGAATCAGTGCAGGCAGAGGAGCGGGTTTTCGCGATTTCCTCCGCTTGTCGCCGGCGCAGGAGAATCGCGTCAGCCGGCGGACTCTGCCCGCGCCTGACCCAACAGATGTATTCGCACCTCTCTCCTCCGTGAACACGCTTGTCTTCTGGATGGTCAGCTTCGCGCCGGCCGAGTAAATTTCCCTTCTGACTTTGCATCCGACGAACATTCTGGGCTAAGGTGGGGCAAAGACCTTGGCGGAAACGCACATGCCGCTTTCCGTATGTCTACCATCTCAATCGTTCCGAAAGGGATTCTCGTGAAAAAGATCGGCGTTCTTTTTGGCATGGAAAATACCTTCCCCGGTGCGCTCGTTGAGCGGATCAACTCGATGAACATCGATGGAATTACCGCAGAATTCGTCCATACGGGTGCGGTACAGCTCTCGAAGCCTCCCGCTTATGCGGTGATTGTGGACCGTATCTCTCACGACATCCCGTTCTACCGGGCCTTCCTCAAACATGCCGTTCTGAATGGCGCAATTGTGATCAATAACCCCTTCTGGTGGTCGGCGGATGACAAATTCTTTAACTATTCCCTGGCCGACAAGCTAGGAGTCGCAGTTCCCCCAACCGTCATTCTGCCGCACAAGCACTTCCCTCCCGGAACCAACGAGCGCTCGATGCGGAACCTGGAATTCCCGTTGAACTGGGAGAGCGTCTTCGAGTACGTCGGCTTTCCTTCTTTTCTAAAACCTGTCAATGGAGGCGGTTGGCGCGA includes these proteins:
- a CDS encoding NUDIX domain-containing protein, producing the protein MKTIASRIVYRNRWMSVREDQVQRADGSPGIYAVIDKPTAAMIIPLEGSMENGHLYLIEQFRYPVRERYLEFPAGAWEDNPDAEPLDLARGELREETGLIAGRMDHLGFLYFAYGMSSQGFHLYRATELVQGVAMLEHTEQDLLVKRFSVAEFEALCRDNVIKDSATIAAWALLKARQDLL
- a CDS encoding homoserine dehydrogenase, with the translated sequence MAESKSPSSVLASVLPSVLPSGLLEPAASAAALKVAIFGFGTVGSSVARILCDLKPAGLELTHIVNRNVARKRVDWLTCPIVWSENPEEVLSSGIDIVVELAGGLDPAGQWVRTALEAGKSVVTANKKLIAAQGVELEQLARSRNCQLFYGAAVAGGIPVIPGLQQGLAGDSCHRIEGILNGTCNFILSKMESGAEFADALAEAQLLGYAEADPTEDVGGFDARAKLAILARIALAAEIELTGIPAGSIVPISAIDFAYAHELNCTIRQISRAQLGYDAAGKLEVKATVGPMLVPQASPFAWSRGTENMVIVTGKYGGDTVFSGHGAGGHPTAVAVVSDLLAVARGSKTPGIVSHRAGVSGDLLLRHYIRFIVRDRPGIVAEIAGGLARQGINIGALLQRPGHSGERLPFVVTVEPCATSALQRALSEIGRIDCLIEPPLDLQILEPETSGS
- a CDS encoding UDP-glucuronic acid decarboxylase family protein; amino-acid sequence: MHCLVTGAAGFLGSHLTQALLADDHIVTGIDNFSTGKRENLTDFIDDPHFKFVEHDITHPFDLGRVDYIFNFASPASPGEYMRLGIETLMVGSHGTLNVLELARKYDAGFLQASTSECYGDPLVHPQREDYWGNVNPVGPRSVYDESKRYAEALTMAYYRYHGVNTHLVRIFNTYGPRLSVGDGRVVSNFIAQALRGEDLTVYGDGQQTRSFCYVSDLIDGILRLSRSSEHLPVNIGNPHEMTVLECAMEVLAATNSRSKIRHEALPQDDPTRRRPDISKANALLDWHPSIDLRQGLQLSLEYFRNLIEQETAAKTG
- a CDS encoding aminopeptidase, giving the protein MNSHLSSQAQSILSTPFPMEFTAGAHSAVETCLRIQPEEKVTLITDHATAAIAGSLAAELTANGCRWDGFILEELAPRPLVDMPDAVLQDMETSDISIFAVNVQRNELHSRMQMTSVVNRRRMRHAHMVNITPQIMCEGMRADFHQVDRLSQKLIEKVRKASYIRATTANGTDIRADLSPNFKWVKTSGIISRDKWGNLPGGEIFTTPGEVNGTYVVDGVVGDYLCAHYGLLHENPLTIEIKENRITTCHSENKALEDEFWGYTHTDENSDRVGEFAIGTNLGLERVIGNILQDEKFPGIHIAFGNPYSEHTGAPWTSSTHIDVVGLQFNIWLGTPDGEEHIMQDGRFLIHA
- a CDS encoding LacI family DNA-binding transcriptional regulator, with the protein product MGKRTTESESGTERVNLKTLAELLQLSQTTISLVLNDSPAAKSIPAPTRERVFEAARKFNYRPNYFARSLRQSRSMSIAVLAPDLSEGYFTLVMNGVQAALIEAHYFYFTASHYWQPELIKEYPRRMMERAVDGFLLLNTHPDFQTPLPVVAISAHTPSAGVTNLVLDHRRGAELALAHLHDLGHRQIAMMKGPEIIPDSEYRWSAMLEVAQRYGIETGPELQLQIPAYNGSPESGYLPVARLLERTTNFTAIFCFNDIAAIGAIRALKDAGLRVPEDVSVIGFDDILGASYHTPSLTTVRQPLEEMGREGARMLLQRIANPAQEFPDEIVLQPQLIARESTGAVKREFPAGKTSNPGKTETSKQELLV